Proteins encoded within one genomic window of Aurantiacibacter spongiae:
- the argJ gene encoding bifunctional glutamate N-acetyltransferase/amino-acid acetyltransferase ArgJ encodes MDLARSPLARPFPDMPAIAGVTLRVARAGYKAWDRADLTFAELAQGTALAGVFTKNRCCSTEVEVGREAVKTGRARALIVNAGNSNAFTGHRGREAVDQIMRHVSGRLGCPPAQVLVSSTGVIGVPLPLDKAKTGIAAVLDSPPCGWREATDAIGTTDTFAKGATASAMIGGTKVHLNGIIKGSGMIAPDMATMLGYVFTDAAVEPAFLQQCLVAANARTFSCITVDSDTSTSDTVLAFATGRAGNAPLAGIEDAGADAFMAALGDLCRQLAHLVVRDGEGASKFIAVHVTGAVADDSARRIGLAIANSPLVKTAIAGGDANWGRVVMAVGKAGEPADRDRLSIAFGGIWTAREGLPVEGYDEAPVAEHLRGEEIDIAVDLGLGDGRATVWTCDLTHGYISINADYRS; translated from the coding sequence ATGGACCTTGCCCGCTCTCCGCTTGCCCGCCCCTTCCCCGACATGCCCGCCATCGCCGGCGTGACGCTGCGCGTGGCGCGGGCGGGGTACAAGGCGTGGGACCGGGCCGACCTGACCTTCGCCGAACTGGCGCAGGGAACGGCGCTGGCGGGCGTGTTCACGAAGAACCGGTGCTGCTCCACCGAAGTCGAGGTGGGACGCGAGGCGGTGAAAACCGGCCGCGCGCGGGCGCTGATCGTGAATGCGGGCAACTCGAACGCGTTCACCGGTCATCGCGGGCGCGAGGCGGTGGACCAGATCATGCGCCACGTATCCGGGCGGCTCGGGTGCCCGCCTGCACAGGTGCTGGTTTCCTCAACAGGGGTGATCGGCGTGCCGCTGCCGCTGGACAAAGCGAAAACCGGAATCGCCGCGGTGCTCGATTCCCCGCCCTGCGGCTGGCGGGAGGCGACGGACGCGATCGGCACCACCGATACCTTCGCCAAGGGAGCCACTGCCAGCGCCATGATCGGCGGGACGAAGGTGCATCTCAACGGCATCATCAAGGGCAGCGGAATGATCGCGCCCGACATGGCGACGATGCTGGGCTACGTCTTCACCGATGCGGCGGTCGAACCGGCCTTTCTCCAGCAGTGCCTCGTCGCCGCCAATGCGCGGACCTTCAGCTGCATCACCGTGGACAGCGACACTTCCACCAGCGACACCGTACTGGCCTTCGCTACCGGACGGGCCGGCAACGCCCCGCTGGCCGGAATCGAGGATGCGGGAGCCGATGCGTTCATGGCGGCGCTCGGCGACCTGTGCCGCCAGCTCGCGCACCTGGTCGTTCGCGACGGCGAAGGCGCTTCGAAGTTCATCGCCGTCCACGTCACAGGCGCGGTGGCGGACGACAGCGCGCGGCGCATCGGCCTCGCCATTGCCAACTCGCCACTGGTCAAGACCGCCATCGCGGGCGGCGATGCGAATTGGGGCCGGGTCGTGATGGCGGTGGGCAAGGCTGGCGAGCCGGCCGACCGCGACCGCCTCTCCATCGCGTTCGGCGGCATCTGGACGGCGCGCGAGGGGCTGCCGGTGGAAGGGTACGACGAAGCGCCGGTGGCCGAGCATCTGCGGGGGGAGGAAATCGACATCGCCGTCGACCTGGGCCTTGGCGACGGACGGGCGACGGTGTGGACCTGCGACCTGACGCATGGATACATTTCGATCAACGCGGATTACCGCTCCTGA
- the trxA gene encoding thioredoxin: MATKTVTDSSFQADVLDADKPVLVDFWADWCGPCKMIAPALEELSDEMSDQVTIAKMDIMENPDVPGKMGVQSIPFLVLFKNGEPVAQQMGAAPKNALKDWLQGSL, from the coding sequence ATGGCGACCAAGACCGTGACCGACAGCAGCTTCCAGGCCGACGTACTCGACGCAGACAAGCCGGTGCTCGTCGATTTCTGGGCCGACTGGTGCGGACCGTGCAAGATGATCGCGCCCGCGCTGGAAGAGCTTTCCGACGAGATGAGCGATCAGGTCACCATCGCGAAGATGGACATCATGGAAAACCCCGACGTGCCGGGAAAGATGGGCGTTCAGTCGATCCCGTTCCTGGTGCTGTTCAAGAATGGCGAGCCGGTCGCCCAGCAGATGGGCGCGGCGCCGAAGAACGCCCTCAAGGACTGGTTGCAGGGTTCGCTCTGA
- a CDS encoding inositol monophosphatase family protein — translation MSIIDREILSLLRDVTERIILPRYQNLDAGEIEDKGGNDPVTIADRESEAALREGLEKLAPGLAVVGEEAAHADPAVLERLQGACWIVDPIDGTRNFAAGKPPFGILIAQADEGLAQSGWIYDCLTGRFCAAHRGKGAFVGGERIEARETGETPPVAAISLLFMDDAKREAMKAHICPHYRLVDIPYCAAEQYPRLALGENDVSIFERTLAWDHAAAALWLEEAGGKVARPDDGSPYRVDEVGRTGLVGAASPRLWDDMAKRLAALRAPAAGVRANPATSP, via the coding sequence ATGAGCATCATCGACCGCGAAATCCTCAGCCTGCTGCGCGACGTTACCGAGCGCATCATCCTGCCGCGCTACCAGAACCTCGATGCCGGCGAGATAGAGGACAAGGGCGGCAACGACCCCGTCACCATCGCCGATCGGGAAAGCGAAGCTGCGCTGCGCGAGGGGCTGGAAAAGCTCGCCCCGGGCCTTGCGGTGGTCGGCGAGGAAGCGGCCCATGCGGATCCTGCCGTGCTGGAGCGGTTGCAGGGCGCATGCTGGATAGTCGATCCAATCGACGGCACGCGCAACTTTGCGGCAGGCAAGCCGCCCTTCGGCATCCTTATCGCGCAGGCGGACGAGGGGCTGGCGCAGAGCGGGTGGATCTACGACTGCCTGACCGGTCGTTTCTGTGCCGCCCACCGCGGCAAGGGGGCGTTCGTCGGCGGAGAACGCATCGAAGCGCGCGAAACCGGCGAAACGCCGCCCGTGGCCGCCATATCGCTCTTGTTCATGGACGATGCGAAGCGCGAGGCCATGAAGGCCCACATCTGTCCGCATTACCGGCTGGTCGACATTCCCTATTGCGCCGCCGAGCAGTATCCGCGCCTTGCCCTGGGTGAGAACGACGTCTCGATCTTCGAGCGCACGCTGGCCTGGGACCATGCCGCCGCCGCCCTCTGGCTGGAGGAAGCGGGCGGCAAGGTCGCGCGGCCCGACGACGGATCGCCCTACCGCGTGGACGAAGTCGGGCGTACCGGCCTCGTCGGTGCCGCCTCCCCGCGGCTGTGGGACGACATGGCGAAACGGCTGGCAGCGCTCCGCGCGCCGGCGGCTGGCGTCAGAGCGAACCCTGCAACCAGTCCTTGA
- the addA gene encoding double-strand break repair helicase AddA yields the protein MSGRVFPLKDNQRYAVEPADSVWLSASAGTGKTQVLSARVLRLLLTPGVKPEQILCLTFTKAGAAEMATRVNEVLANWVRMKPEALAADLSAISAAVDDQTQERARTLFASVLDCPGGGLRIDTIHAFAQWLLAAFPQEAGLVPGTRPMEDRDRDLLADRVLRDLLVKWQSADRDAVEALEMLSLRMGPDGARGWLMRCAQAREAWFGAGSWQPPMRERVERLLGLEASVTRDSLCALCADDQAGIDLVRQVMWAYDGWGAKSGRKFAELTGEWLTRAPADRFEGSADLLGQLYNDKGLLKHQTNLEKQDETVTGLAERAREFLHGVAEKAALLALVDVVTPALEVGRKFAIAWDEAKAREGLVDFDDLIRRAAALLGKSDMSAWIRYKLDRQFDHILVDEAQDTNAAQWRIIDALTDDFFAGLGQKDGRERTIFVVGDYKQAIFGFQGTSPENFAAARNRYAELMRVRVENQLGLRRELTARELRDLGLGRSYRTAQSILGFVDRAIAAIGHDAFGLDRQPEPHRGDERPGLVTLWQPVSGQADDSESEGEGPELRVSEPERIMADRIAAQIRRWMDRGFPLVKGRARNATPGDVMVLVRKRKDLAGLIVARLHAAGVPVAGVDRLRLGAPLAVRDLMAALRFAAQPSDDLSLACLLVSPVFGWSQQDLLDHGWREKGRGLWDHLRDSRAAQVVETVASLRDLLARADFEPPQALLHWLLVGPWQARRKLVARLGREANDPIDELLNAALQFSANNTPSVQGFIRWFDAGEGELKREAEGGGDLVRVMTVHGSKGLQAPIVILADACGNPDASRTTGLELRERLADGEGRLLPLPPLSKDERVGRVAEAEEAARAAERQEHWRLLYVAMTRAEEALFIGGALGKREKEPAADSWYARLAPLFGGDWLDDPDWTARKELGERADEVADRSQADLPIPPVLPDWALAPVGPEPRPPRPLAPSAGAEETGADPPLPPAQAAIAARRGVLIHALLERLPDVPAERRAGGGRAWLERHAPDLDPEEREDMLDQALAVLATPEWRDLFGPAALAEVPLAATVAGQVIAGTADRLLIEPGRVLVADFKTARRPPADLGHVPGSTLRQMAAYVAALRVIYPGRTVEAAVLYTQTPQLIAIPADCLDRYKPGHSPAQESYRA from the coding sequence ATGAGCGGCCGGGTTTTTCCATTGAAGGACAATCAACGCTACGCGGTCGAACCTGCCGATAGCGTGTGGCTGTCCGCATCGGCAGGAACGGGCAAGACGCAGGTGCTTTCGGCGCGCGTGCTGCGCCTGCTGCTGACGCCGGGCGTGAAGCCCGAACAGATCCTCTGCCTCACCTTTACCAAGGCCGGTGCGGCGGAAATGGCGACCCGCGTGAACGAGGTGCTCGCGAACTGGGTGCGGATGAAGCCCGAGGCGCTCGCCGCCGACCTCTCCGCCATCAGCGCGGCGGTGGACGACCAGACGCAGGAGCGGGCGCGGACGCTTTTCGCGAGTGTTCTCGACTGCCCCGGCGGCGGCCTGCGCATCGACACCATCCACGCCTTCGCGCAGTGGCTGCTCGCGGCTTTCCCGCAGGAGGCGGGCCTCGTCCCCGGCACGCGCCCGATGGAGGATCGCGACCGGGACCTGCTGGCCGACCGGGTGCTGCGCGATCTGCTGGTCAAGTGGCAGTCGGCCGACCGTGACGCGGTGGAGGCGCTCGAGATGCTTTCCCTGCGGATGGGGCCGGACGGGGCGAGGGGCTGGCTGATGCGCTGCGCTCAGGCGCGCGAGGCGTGGTTTGGCGCAGGCTCCTGGCAACCGCCGATGCGCGAACGGGTGGAACGGCTTCTCGGGCTGGAGGCGAGCGTGACCCGCGACAGCCTGTGCGCGCTTTGCGCCGACGACCAGGCGGGAATCGACCTCGTGCGGCAGGTCATGTGGGCATATGACGGCTGGGGAGCGAAGAGCGGACGAAAGTTCGCCGAGCTGACCGGCGAGTGGCTTACCCGCGCACCAGCGGATCGGTTCGAGGGCAGCGCGGACCTTCTCGGGCAGCTCTACAACGACAAGGGATTGCTGAAGCACCAGACCAACCTGGAAAAACAGGACGAGACCGTCACCGGGCTGGCGGAACGGGCGCGCGAATTCCTGCACGGCGTCGCGGAGAAGGCAGCCCTGCTGGCGCTGGTCGACGTGGTCACGCCGGCGCTGGAAGTCGGGCGCAAATTCGCGATCGCATGGGACGAGGCCAAGGCGCGCGAGGGACTGGTCGATTTCGACGACCTCATCCGCCGTGCCGCCGCATTGCTCGGCAAGTCGGACATGTCCGCGTGGATCCGCTACAAGCTGGACCGCCAGTTCGATCATATCCTGGTGGACGAGGCGCAGGACACCAACGCGGCGCAATGGCGAATCATCGATGCGCTGACCGACGATTTCTTTGCCGGACTTGGCCAGAAGGACGGCCGCGAGCGCACCATTTTCGTCGTCGGCGACTACAAGCAGGCGATCTTCGGCTTCCAGGGCACGAGCCCGGAAAACTTCGCCGCCGCGCGCAATCGCTATGCGGAACTGATGCGTGTGCGGGTGGAAAACCAGCTCGGGCTGAGGCGGGAGCTGACGGCGCGCGAACTGCGTGACCTGGGCCTGGGCCGCTCCTACCGCACGGCGCAGAGCATTCTTGGCTTCGTCGACCGGGCCATTGCGGCCATCGGCCACGACGCCTTCGGCCTGGACCGGCAACCCGAGCCGCACAGGGGCGACGAACGCCCGGGTCTCGTCACCTTGTGGCAACCCGTTTCCGGCCAGGCCGACGACTCCGAAAGCGAGGGCGAGGGGCCGGAACTGCGTGTCTCCGAACCCGAGCGAATTATGGCCGATCGCATCGCCGCGCAGATACGCCGCTGGATGGATCGCGGTTTTCCGCTGGTGAAGGGGCGCGCGCGCAACGCCACGCCGGGCGACGTCATGGTGCTGGTGCGCAAGCGCAAGGACCTGGCCGGTCTGATTGTCGCGCGGCTGCATGCTGCCGGCGTGCCGGTGGCCGGCGTGGACCGTCTGCGTCTGGGGGCGCCGCTCGCGGTGAGGGATCTGATGGCAGCCCTGCGCTTCGCCGCACAGCCGAGCGACGATCTGAGCCTCGCCTGCCTGCTGGTGTCGCCGGTGTTCGGATGGAGCCAGCAGGATCTGCTCGACCACGGCTGGCGCGAGAAGGGCAGGGGTCTGTGGGATCATCTGCGCGATTCCCGGGCGGCGCAGGTGGTGGAGACGGTCGCGTCGCTGCGCGATCTTCTTGCCCGCGCCGATTTCGAGCCTCCCCAGGCGCTGCTTCACTGGCTGCTGGTCGGTCCGTGGCAGGCCCGCCGCAAGCTCGTCGCCCGCCTGGGGCGCGAGGCGAACGATCCCATCGACGAGTTGCTCAACGCGGCGCTGCAATTCTCCGCCAATAATACGCCGAGCGTGCAGGGCTTCATTCGCTGGTTCGACGCCGGCGAGGGCGAACTCAAGCGCGAGGCGGAAGGCGGCGGCGATCTGGTGCGGGTCATGACGGTCCACGGATCGAAGGGATTGCAGGCACCCATCGTCATCCTGGCCGATGCGTGCGGCAACCCCGACGCCTCCCGCACGACCGGTCTGGAATTGCGGGAACGGCTGGCCGACGGGGAAGGGCGGCTCCTTCCGCTGCCGCCCCTGTCGAAGGACGAGCGTGTTGGCCGCGTCGCCGAGGCGGAAGAAGCGGCAAGGGCGGCCGAGCGGCAGGAACACTGGCGCTTGCTCTACGTCGCCATGACGCGGGCGGAGGAGGCGCTGTTCATCGGCGGAGCGCTGGGCAAGCGGGAGAAGGAACCCGCCGCCGACAGCTGGTATGCCCGCCTCGCCCCGCTGTTCGGCGGCGACTGGCTCGACGACCCTGACTGGACTGCGCGAAAGGAACTGGGCGAACGGGCCGACGAGGTTGCGGATCGATCGCAGGCCGATCTGCCCATTCCGCCGGTGCTGCCCGACTGGGCGCTTGCCCCCGTCGGCCCGGAACCGCGCCCGCCCCGGCCCCTGGCGCCCTCCGCGGGGGCGGAGGAAACGGGTGCGGACCCGCCGCTGCCGCCAGCGCAGGCCGCCATTGCCGCGCGGCGTGGCGTGCTGATCCACGCGCTGCTCGAACGGCTGCCCGACGTCCCGGCGGAACGGCGCGCAGGCGGCGGGCGGGCCTGGCTCGAACGGCACGCGCCCGATCTCGACCCGGAAGAGCGCGAGGACATGCTGGACCAAGCGCTGGCGGTTCTCGCCACGCCGGAATGGCGCGATCTGTTCGGGCCTGCCGCGCTGGCCGAGGTTCCGCTGGCGGCGACGGTCGCCGGGCAGGTGATCGCCGGCACCGCCGACCGCCTCCTGATCGAACCCGGGCGCGTGCTGGTGGCCGATTTCAAGACCGCGCGCCGCCCTCCCGCCGATCTGGGGCACGTCCCCGGTTCGACGTTGCGACAGATGGCAGCCTACGTCGCGGCGCTGCGGGTTATCTATCCCGGCAGGACGGTGGAGGCGGCGGTGCTGTACACGCAGACCCCGCAATTGATCGCCATTCCCGCCGATTGTCTCGACCGGTACAAGCCCGGCCATTCCCCCGCGCAGGAAAGCTATCGCGCCTGA
- a CDS encoding class I SAM-dependent methyltransferase has product MPRKALTTAAAALSLALLPGCVSVEAGDPFADVDLQRQDYILAAVVSPARPAEDTARDAARKPAEIVAFSGLRRGDTVAEIAPGGGYYTRILSQVVGPEGRVYAILTADRANRPGGRDAIDAIAEQYGNVEVVVVDSYAGMSLPRPVDLVWTTENYHDLANGDIAGANRAVFAALKPGGLYFVEDHAAPGTGTDATATLHRIDPEAVRNQVSAAGFALEAESDLLANPADPHTARVFDYEGTTDKFALRFRKPG; this is encoded by the coding sequence ATGCCCCGCAAAGCCCTGACCACCGCCGCCGCCGCCCTTTCGCTCGCTCTCCTGCCGGGATGCGTATCGGTCGAGGCGGGAGATCCCTTCGCCGACGTCGATCTGCAACGGCAGGACTACATTCTCGCCGCCGTCGTCAGCCCGGCCCGTCCGGCCGAGGATACGGCGCGCGACGCGGCGAGGAAACCGGCCGAGATCGTTGCCTTCTCGGGTCTCCGACGCGGCGATACCGTCGCCGAGATCGCGCCGGGCGGGGGCTATTACACGCGCATCCTGTCACAGGTCGTCGGACCCGAAGGCCGCGTCTATGCGATCCTCACTGCAGACCGCGCCAACCGTCCGGGCGGACGCGACGCGATCGACGCGATTGCCGAGCAATACGGCAATGTCGAGGTGGTCGTGGTGGACAGCTATGCGGGCATGTCCCTGCCGCGGCCTGTCGACCTTGTCTGGACGACGGAAAACTACCACGACCTCGCCAATGGCGACATCGCCGGCGCCAACCGCGCGGTGTTTGCGGCGTTGAAGCCGGGCGGCCTCTATTTCGTGGAGGACCACGCCGCACCCGGAACCGGAACGGACGCGACCGCCACGCTCCACCGGATCGACCCTGAAGCCGTACGCAACCAGGTGTCGGCCGCCGGGTTCGCGCTGGAGGCCGAGAGCGACCTTCTCGCCAATCCCGCCGATCCGCATACGGCGCGCGTGTTCGACTACGAAGGCACGACCGACAAGTTCGCCCTGCGGTTCCGCAAGCCGGGCTGA
- a CDS encoding TonB family protein: MTALLSSRLRAAILVMASLAASLPAPAAAQQPARANSARPIGSPAEWLDPEDYPQQAILESAEGVTEARLEIDADGLVRKCTVTSSSGFAVLDETACLRLRQRGVFEPARNAAGERIGGSWSTRVVWQMPEDKRMPFPGRARVEFVMDIDADGNIADCEIVSMELPRGAPAESPCAAPQQYFPFEDAQGNRVAKRVRFRFETTYEDFQP; the protein is encoded by the coding sequence ATGACCGCGCTTCTATCGAGTCGCCTTAGGGCGGCCATCCTCGTCATGGCTTCGCTCGCCGCGAGCCTGCCCGCCCCGGCGGCGGCGCAGCAACCGGCACGGGCGAACTCCGCCCGCCCGATCGGCTCGCCCGCCGAATGGCTCGATCCGGAAGATTATCCGCAGCAGGCCATTCTGGAGAGCGCCGAAGGCGTGACCGAGGCGAGGCTCGAGATCGACGCCGACGGACTGGTGCGCAAGTGCACCGTCACCTCGAGCAGCGGATTCGCAGTACTCGACGAGACGGCGTGCCTGCGTCTGCGACAGCGCGGCGTTTTCGAGCCGGCACGAAACGCGGCGGGAGAGCGGATCGGCGGAAGCTGGTCGACCCGCGTGGTATGGCAGATGCCAGAGGACAAGCGGATGCCGTTTCCCGGCCGCGCCCGGGTGGAATTCGTGATGGATATCGACGCCGACGGCAACATCGCCGATTGCGAGATCGTGTCCATGGAACTGCCGCGGGGTGCCCCTGCCGAAAGCCCGTGCGCAGCGCCGCAGCAATACTTTCCGTTCGAAGACGCCCAGGGCAATCGGGTCGCCAAGCGCGTGCGCTTTCGGTTCGAAACGACCTACGAGGATTTTCAGCCATGA
- the secA gene encoding preprotein translocase subunit SecA, with product MWQNLAKSLFGSANDRYVRSLDKLVARINGLEEQLEDFSDDELKAQTAKFRQKLEAGETLDDILPEAFATVREASKRVLGMRHFDVQMVGGIVLHRGEIAEMRTGEGKTLVATLATYLNAIEGKGVHVVTVNDYLAARDAEWMGQLHKFLGLTIGVIVPNLGEQQRREAYAADITYGTNNEFGFDYLRDNMKQERRQMVQRPFNFAIVDEVDSILIDEARTPLIISGPTEDKSELYIALDEIVKKLEPEYYETDEKAKSVQLTEDGVEEVEKRLIAAGLLETDNLYDIENTQVVHHLDQALRAVVMFKKDTDYIVKDDKVVIIDEFTGRMMDGRRWSNGLHQAAEAKEGVEIQPENQTMASITFQNYFRMYPKLSGMTGTAATEAAEFWDIYKLNVVEIPTNVPVQRVDEDDEFYKNTMDKFAAIARAIKEKNQTGQPVLVGTVSIEKSELLSNFLDKEGVKHAVLNARMHEQEAHIVAQAGRIGAVTIATNMAGRGTDIQLGGNVDFRIDDELGDMEDGPAKDREIERIKAEAAAERQRVKDAGGLFVLGTERHESRRIDNQLRGRSGRQGDPGLSRFYLCLEDDLLRIFGPDTLFAKMMNANLEDGEAIGSKWLSKAIETAQKKVEARNYEARKQVVEYDDVMNDQRKVIYEQRAEIMDSERVDDVVEEMRRDAINAIVAEACPPGSYPEQWNVAGLKERVEEVLGLAPDLDAWMEEDQVEPEIIEERLQEQAERVLAEKSANIDEPIWRRVEKSILLERLDHHWKEHLATLDALRQVVFLRAYAQKQPINEYKQEAFGLFQAMLDTLREDVTRVLLTSQFRAAAPPPPPRALPDLPEFLTGHIDPFTGEDDSNDGDGSSRQAGLFGTLAGSPVASTGSGGSQTDDPFADKIISRNAPCPCGSGNKYKHCHGAHA from the coding sequence ATGTGGCAGAACCTCGCCAAATCGCTCTTCGGCTCCGCCAATGATCGCTACGTCCGCTCGCTCGACAAGCTGGTCGCCCGCATCAACGGGCTGGAGGAACAGCTCGAGGACTTCTCGGACGATGAACTGAAGGCGCAGACCGCCAAGTTCCGGCAGAAACTGGAAGCGGGCGAGACGCTCGACGATATTCTGCCCGAAGCCTTCGCCACGGTGCGTGAGGCGTCGAAGCGCGTGCTCGGGATGCGCCATTTCGATGTCCAGATGGTCGGCGGCATCGTCCTCCACCGCGGCGAGATCGCGGAGATGCGGACGGGCGAGGGCAAGACGCTGGTGGCGACCCTTGCCACCTATCTCAACGCCATCGAGGGCAAGGGCGTGCACGTCGTGACCGTGAACGACTACCTCGCCGCCCGCGACGCGGAATGGATGGGGCAGCTGCACAAGTTCCTCGGCCTGACCATCGGCGTGATCGTGCCCAATCTGGGCGAGCAGCAACGGCGCGAGGCCTACGCCGCCGACATCACCTACGGCACCAACAACGAGTTCGGTTTCGACTACCTGCGCGACAACATGAAGCAGGAACGCCGCCAGATGGTGCAGCGGCCCTTCAACTTCGCCATCGTCGACGAGGTCGATTCGATCCTGATCGACGAGGCGCGCACACCGCTGATCATCTCGGGCCCGACCGAGGACAAGTCCGAGCTCTACATCGCGCTCGACGAGATCGTGAAGAAGCTGGAGCCGGAATATTACGAGACGGACGAAAAGGCGAAGAGCGTCCAGCTGACCGAGGACGGGGTGGAGGAGGTGGAAAAGCGCCTCATCGCCGCCGGTCTGCTGGAAACGGACAACCTCTACGACATCGAGAACACGCAGGTCGTCCACCATCTCGACCAGGCGCTGCGCGCGGTCGTCATGTTCAAGAAGGACACCGATTACATCGTCAAGGATGACAAGGTCGTCATCATCGACGAGTTCACCGGACGCATGATGGACGGGCGTCGCTGGTCGAACGGTCTGCACCAGGCGGCCGAGGCGAAGGAGGGCGTGGAAATCCAGCCCGAGAACCAGACCATGGCCTCGATCACCTTCCAGAACTATTTCCGCATGTATCCCAAGCTTTCCGGAATGACCGGAACCGCGGCGACCGAGGCGGCGGAATTCTGGGACATCTACAAGCTGAACGTCGTGGAAATTCCGACCAACGTCCCCGTGCAGCGCGTGGACGAGGATGACGAGTTCTACAAGAACACGATGGACAAGTTCGCCGCCATCGCCCGGGCCATCAAGGAAAAGAACCAGACCGGCCAGCCGGTGCTGGTGGGCACGGTGTCGATCGAGAAATCCGAACTGCTCAGCAACTTCCTCGACAAGGAGGGCGTGAAGCACGCCGTGCTCAACGCCCGGATGCACGAGCAGGAGGCGCATATCGTGGCGCAGGCGGGCCGGATCGGGGCCGTCACCATCGCCACCAACATGGCCGGCCGCGGGACCGACATCCAGCTGGGCGGCAATGTCGACTTCCGCATCGACGACGAGCTGGGCGACATGGAGGACGGTCCCGCAAAGGACAGGGAGATCGAGCGCATAAAGGCCGAGGCCGCCGCCGAACGCCAGCGGGTGAAGGATGCCGGCGGCCTGTTCGTGCTCGGCACCGAACGCCACGAAAGCCGCCGTATCGACAACCAGCTGCGCGGTCGCTCCGGCCGCCAGGGCGACCCGGGGCTGTCGCGATTCTATCTGTGCCTGGAGGACGATTTGCTGCGCATCTTCGGCCCCGACACGTTGTTCGCCAAGATGATGAACGCCAATCTGGAAGACGGCGAGGCGATTGGTTCGAAGTGGCTCTCCAAGGCCATCGAAACCGCGCAGAAGAAGGTCGAGGCACGCAATTACGAGGCCCGCAAGCAGGTCGTCGAATATGATGACGTGATGAACGACCAGCGCAAGGTGATCTACGAGCAGCGCGCCGAGATCATGGATTCCGAGCGTGTCGACGACGTGGTGGAGGAAATGCGCCGCGACGCCATCAACGCCATCGTCGCCGAGGCCTGTCCGCCCGGATCCTATCCCGAACAGTGGAACGTCGCGGGCCTGAAGGAGCGGGTCGAGGAAGTGCTCGGCCTCGCACCCGATCTCGATGCGTGGATGGAAGAAGACCAGGTCGAGCCGGAAATCATCGAGGAGCGCCTGCAGGAGCAGGCGGAGCGAGTGCTCGCCGAAAAGTCCGCCAATATCGACGAGCCGATCTGGCGCCGCGTGGAAAAGAGCATCCTGCTCGAACGGCTCGATCATCACTGGAAGGAGCACCTCGCGACGCTCGACGCGCTGCGCCAGGTGGTGTTCCTGCGCGCCTACGCGCAGAAGCAGCCGATCAACGAGTACAAGCAGGAGGCGTTCGGGCTGTTCCAGGCGATGCTCGATACGCTGCGCGAGGATGTCACGCGGGTGCTGCTGACCTCGCAGTTCCGCGCCGCCGCTCCGCCCCCGCCGCCGCGCGCGCTGCCCGACCTGCCCGAATTCCTGACCGGCCATATCGACCCGTTCACCGGCGAGGACGATTCGAATGACGGCGACGGGTCTTCGCGGCAGGCCGGCCTGTTCGGCACGCTGGCGGGATCGCCCGTCGCCTCCACCGGCTCGGGCGGTTCGCAGACGGACGATCCGTTCGCCGACAAGATCATCAGCCGCAATGCGCCGTGCCCGTGCGGGTCCGGCAACAAGTACAAGCACTGCCACGGTGCCCACGCCTGA
- a CDS encoding NAD kinase has protein sequence MNEAIHQPRRKLALLHSQGDAAEGAARDLRGCVDFVEPDRADALVVIGGDGFMLDTLHGMLAGERMVPVFGLNLGTVGFLMNRYRGASGLAYRIDKAKPVSVSPLRMEAVTQGGEREVSCAINEVSLLRETRQTAKIEISVNDRVRIPELAGDGVLLATPVGSTAYNLSAHGPILPLGSQMLALTPISPFRPRRWRGAILPDTSRISFRVREPHKRPVAVVADQKEVRDVAEVHVEIARDIRMELLFDPGHALDERIVAEQFIT, from the coding sequence GTGAATGAGGCCATCCACCAACCGCGCCGCAAGCTCGCCCTGCTGCATTCACAGGGCGACGCGGCCGAAGGGGCGGCACGCGATCTGCGCGGCTGCGTCGATTTCGTGGAGCCGGACAGGGCCGATGCGCTGGTGGTGATCGGCGGCGACGGCTTCATGCTCGATACGCTGCACGGTATGCTCGCCGGGGAGCGCATGGTGCCCGTGTTCGGGCTCAACCTGGGCACGGTCGGCTTCCTGATGAACCGCTATCGCGGAGCCAGCGGCCTCGCCTACCGGATCGACAAGGCGAAGCCGGTTTCGGTGTCCCCGCTGCGCATGGAGGCGGTGACGCAGGGCGGCGAAAGGGAGGTATCCTGCGCCATCAACGAGGTCAGCCTGCTGCGCGAAACCCGCCAGACCGCGAAGATCGAGATTTCGGTGAACGACCGCGTCCGCATTCCGGAACTGGCGGGCGACGGGGTGCTGCTGGCGACGCCCGTCGGTTCCACCGCCTACAACCTCTCCGCCCACGGACCGATCCTGCCGCTGGGCTCGCAGATGCTGGCACTCACCCCCATCAGTCCGTTTCGCCCCCGCCGCTGGCGCGGCGCGATCCTGCCCGATACGAGCCGTATCTCGTTTCGCGTGCGCGAACCGCACAAGCGGCCCGTCGCCGTCGTCGCCGACCAGAAGGAGGTGCGCGACGTGGCCGAGGTGCATGTCGAGATCGCCCGGGACATCCGCATGGAGCTGCTGTTCGATCCGGGTCACGCACTGGACGAGCGCATCGTCGCCGAACAGTTCATTACCTGA